The sequence CTCTGGATCCTGTTGCACATTATAACAGCTGGCAGCTTCCTTTTGCCATTATTATTGCCTTGTTAATTGCTATTGGGCAATATTTAAAATACAAGGATACCTCATTAAAAGAATTTTTTAAAAAAATAAGTATTGCACTTGCTGCTGCAATCATTCTTTCTGCAACCTTTGCCTGGTCATTAAAAATGGATAATGTTTTTCATATCCTTCTTTTGTTCACCTCTATGTTTGCTGTAATTGCCAATATCAATTACTACATTTTTATTTTAAAAGGGAAAATAAACTTTTCAGGGGCTTCCATAGCCCATATTGGTTTTGCTTTATTACTTTTCGGAGCACTTTTATCTACTTCAAAAAGCACCATTATTTCCACCAATACTTCAGGAATTGATATAAAAAGCCTTGGCGATAGTTTCAGTAATCAGGATAATATAATGCTGGTAAAAGGCGATACGCTTAGAATGGGCAATTATTTTGTGATCTACAAGGGAAAAAAGACTGAAGGAATCAATATTCACTATGAAGTAGAATATCTTACAAAAGACAAAGAAGATAATTACACATCTGAATTTACGCTTTTTCCGTTAATACAAACAAATCCAAGAATGGGAAATGTAGCAGAACCTGATACAAGACACTTCCTTAGCTTTGATGTTTATACACATATTACCTATGCAGAATTAGATGAACCTAAAATAACTGATTCAGATAAATACAAAGCCGCAAATTCCTTTATGGCCTCAATTGGCGATACTCTATTTTCAAGTAACAGCATAATTATTTTGGAAGATGTTTCACGAAAGGTTGATAAAGAGAAATATCAACTGGCCGAAAATGATATGGCTGTAAAAGCAAGGTTAAAAATTACTGATATAAACAACACTGTAAGCTTTGTAGAGCCCTTATTTATTTTACGTGATGATTATATTGTTCCAGTTCAAGCCAGCAGTGAAGAATTAGGATTGAAATTCACCTTTGATAAAATTGACACAGAGACAGGGAAAATACAAATCAATATTGCAGAAAAACATTCAAATTCTAGAGAATTCATTATTATGAAAGCCATTATTTTCCCTTACATTAACATTCTTTGGATGGGTTGTATTATAATGGTTATTGGTACTATGCTTGCCATAAGACATAGGTTGATAAAAAAATGAAACGATGAGTAAAAAGGCTTCAGCAAATTTCCCGGAAATTGTTTTGATCGGAGCCGGAAATCTGGCAACTCATCTGGGTAAATGCCTTTATGGAAAAGGTTTTAAAATAGCCCAGGTTTACAGTAAAACCCAAAATTCTGCCAATATACTTGCAAAAGCCCTTAAAGCAGAGCCAATAACCAGTTTTACGAGTATAAAAAAAGATTCGGATTATTATTTTATCTGCCTAAAGGATGATGTAATAAACGAATCCGTTAGTAAGATTCCTGTTGTGAAGGGAATTGTAATACATACTTCCGGGAGTGTTTCTATGGGCCTGTTGAGTGAAAAATTTGAGCATTGCGGGGTTTTATATCCCATTCAAACATTCAACAAAAAAATTAAAAAAATATCCTTTAAACACATACCATTATGTACAGAGGCAAGTAATGAATATTCCCTGAATTCAATTTTACAGCTTGCCAATACCCTTTCAGATGATGTGAGGCTGATAAATTCAAAACAACGACAGGTTATTCACTTAGCAGCTGTTTTTGCTTGTAATTTCTCCAACCATCTTTTTGCTATTGCTGCTGATTTATTAAAAAAAGAAGAAATTGATTTTTCCATTTTATATCCCTTAATTGTTCAAACCATTGAAAAGGTTAAATCAAATACTCCACTTGAAGTTCAAACTGGTCCAGCAGTAAGAAGTGATCTTAAAACAATTGAAAAGCACATGGAATTATTACAAAACGAAATAAATTACCAGGAAATATATAGAGTAATTACCGGAAATATTTTAAATTCACATCAGAAATAAGCCTAGATATGGAAGTTAATTTTAAAATCCTTATGAAAGATATCACCACTTTTGTATTTGATGTGGATGGTGTTTTAACAGATGGCAATGTTATACTTCTGCCTACAGGAGAACAAGCGCGCAGAATGAATATTAAAGATGGTTATGCCTTGCAGCTGGCCATTAAAAAAGGATATAAAATTTGCATTATTACGGGTGGAAAATGTGAAATGGTAAAGCAAAGATTAAAGGGGCTGGGAATAAATGATATTTATTTAAATATTTCAGATAAGGCAGACAAATTAGAGGATTATATTTATGATAATGATTTGAAAAAAAAACACATTCTTTACATGGGTGATGATATGCCTGATTATGAGGTTATGCTTATGGCAGGAATAGCTGCTTGTCCAAACGATTCAGCTCCTGAAATAAAAGAAATTTCTGCCTATGTTTCTCATTTAAATGGTGGGCAAGGTTGTGTTAGAGATGTAATTGAACAGGTTCTAAAGGTTCAGGGTAAATGGCAACATGAAGCTTCAGTAAAAAGTATAATTTAATCCTATCTTAAGTCATTTAAGCATTTCTCCTTAATAAATGCAAAAGTAATTTCTGTTGATTTAAAATTTTTCCCCTTTCTATTCCATTTTCCAAATTAGCTCCTTTTAATTCAATCTTATTTTTATGGATTTTTATCAGAGAATATACTTGAAAGAGGATATATTTTATACACTTAAAAACCAAAAGGAAAGCCAAAGTTTATTATCTTTAATACAATGATTCCATTTTTTAAATTAATCCGTTGGCCTAACCTGCTAATCATTGCACTTATCCAGTATCTAGTAAGGTATCTGATATTAAAGCCAATGTTAGCATTGTCACATATTGATTTGCAATTAAGTCATTTTGATTTTTTTCTTTTGGTTTTGTCAACAATGCTTATTGCAGGGGGAGGATATATTATCAATGATTATTTTGATACAAAAATAGATCGCATCAATCGTCCTGAAAATGTAGTTGTGGGAAAAACCATTAAACGAAGGGTAGCAATAGTTTCTCATATATTTTTAAGTCTTATAGGTATATTTCTTGGTTTTTACGTAGGTTATAAAGCAGGGATGTATAAATTGGGATTTGTTCATTTTATTTCTTCAGGCCTTTTGTGGTTCTACTCCACTGATTTTAAAAGGCTTCCCTTTACCGGTAATTTTATTGTTGCCATCCTTTCAGCCTTGGTTCCCGTGATTGTACCCTTATTTGAGATTCCTCCATTAAATAATGCCTATTCAGATATTTTAATAGAAACACAAACCAATTTCAATTTCCTGTTTTATTTTCCTGCAGGCTTTTCCATTTTTGCATTTTTGTTCACCCTAATCAGGGAAATAATAAAGGATATTGAAGATTACAACGGGGATAAAGCTTTTGGATTAAACACTCTGCCAATATTGTATGGGATAAATAAAGCAAAAACACTTGTAATGACGGTAATTTTATTTACTATTATTTTGCTCGGATTTCTTCAATTCTGGCAATTGAAAAACAGTGATATTTTATCTTTCATGTATATTTTACTGGCAATTCAACTGCCTACTATTTATCTGGTATTCAGATTAAAACAAGCCACAACCCCTGAAGATTTTCATGCTGCCAGCAGTTTCACCAAACTCATTATGCTCCTTGGCATATTGTATTCAGTAATAATATTTATGATTTTAAATTAAACCAATTACACAACATATGAAATAGCCATGCACAAACCATGCACAAACGCTAATGAAGATAACCTGGCTATCCCGATAAATCGGGATGACAGTTAAAAACAAATTATATACATATGAAATAGCCATGCACAAACCATTCACAAACAGCAATGAATATAACCTGGCTATCCCGATAAATCGGGATGACAGTTAA comes from Bacteroidota bacterium and encodes:
- a CDS encoding DUF2520 domain-containing protein; this translates as MSKKASANFPEIVLIGAGNLATHLGKCLYGKGFKIAQVYSKTQNSANILAKALKAEPITSFTSIKKDSDYYFICLKDDVINESVSKIPVVKGIVIHTSGSVSMGLLSEKFEHCGVLYPIQTFNKKIKKISFKHIPLCTEASNEYSLNSILQLANTLSDDVRLINSKQRQVIHLAAVFACNFSNHLFAIAADLLKKEEIDFSILYPLIVQTIEKVKSNTPLEVQTGPAVRSDLKTIEKHMELLQNEINYQEIYRVITGNILNSHQK
- a CDS encoding HAD hydrolase family protein — translated: MEVNFKILMKDITTFVFDVDGVLTDGNVILLPTGEQARRMNIKDGYALQLAIKKGYKICIITGGKCEMVKQRLKGLGINDIYLNISDKADKLEDYIYDNDLKKKHILYMGDDMPDYEVMLMAGIAACPNDSAPEIKEISAYVSHLNGGQGCVRDVIEQVLKVQGKWQHEASVKSII
- a CDS encoding geranylgeranylglycerol-phosphate geranylgeranyltransferase, yielding MIPFFKLIRWPNLLIIALIQYLVRYLILKPMLALSHIDLQLSHFDFFLLVLSTMLIAGGGYIINDYFDTKIDRINRPENVVVGKTIKRRVAIVSHIFLSLIGIFLGFYVGYKAGMYKLGFVHFISSGLLWFYSTDFKRLPFTGNFIVAILSALVPVIVPLFEIPPLNNAYSDILIETQTNFNFLFYFPAGFSIFAFLFTLIREIIKDIEDYNGDKAFGLNTLPILYGINKAKTLVMTVILFTIILLGFLQFWQLKNSDILSFMYILLAIQLPTIYLVFRLKQATTPEDFHAASSFTKLIMLLGILYSVIIFMILN